Proteins co-encoded in one Capsicum annuum cultivar UCD-10X-F1 chromosome 9, UCD10Xv1.1, whole genome shotgun sequence genomic window:
- the LOC107853020 gene encoding dnaJ protein P58IPK homolog — MMEQLMKLWSFDVVVWRGFLFSALILNFIFACQLFFLQPLVSALDTKPGDAAALFERVTQNVKVKKYSEALNDLNSAIEADPALSEAYWHRASVLRQLCRYEESEESYKKFLEMKARDSAAEKELSQMHQAKSALDSATNLLDTGDIKRALEYIDKVVLVFSPACSKAKLLKVKLLLADKDYSGVISEAGYILKEDEDNLEALLLRGRAYYYLADHDVALRHYQKGLRSDPEHGELKKTYFGLKNLLKKTKSAEDNASKGKLRLAVEEYKAALAMDPNHSAHNVNLHLGLCKVLVKLGRGKDAISSCSEALELDGELIDALVQRGEAKLLTEDWEGAVADLKEAAEKSPQDRNIREVLMRAERSLKLSQRKDWYKILGVSKTASVSEIKKAYKKLALQWHPDKNVDNREEAENKFREIATAYEVLGDEDKRTRYDQGEDIEDMGSGMGGGGFNPFGGGGQQFTFHFEGGFPGGGGGFGGFHF; from the exons ACACCAAACCTGGTGATGCTGCTGCATTGTTCGAGAGAGTTACACAAAATGTAAAAGTTAAGAAATACAGCGAGGCACTTAATGATCTAAATTCAGCCATAGAGGCGGATCCAGCACTTTCAGAGGCTTATTGGCACCGTGCATCTGTCCTTCGTCAATTGTGCAG ATATGAAGAATCGGAAGAAAGCTACAAGAAGTTTTTGGAGATGAAAGCAAGAGACTCAGCTGCAGAGAAGGAGCTTTCTCAGATGCACCAAGCTAAGAGTGCTCTTGATTCAGCAACCAACCTGTTGGATACAGGTGACATTAAAAGAGCATTGGAGTATATTGATAAAGTTGTACTTGTTTTCTCTCCAGCATGCTCCAAG GCCAAACTCCTTAAGGTGAAGCTACTTCTAGCAGATAAAGATTATTCAGGTGTCATATCTGAGGCGGGTTATATACTTAAAGAGGATGAAGATAATCTCGAGGCTTTGCTGCTACGAGGCCGTGCCTACTACTATCTGGCTGATCATGATGTTGCCTTAAG GCACTACCAAAAAGGCCTTCGTTCAGACCCAGAGCATGGGGAATTGAAGAAAACGTATTTTGGCTTGAAAAACTTACTGAAGAAGACTAAAAGT GCAGAAGATAATGCAAGTAAGGGTAAGCTTCGTCTTGCCGTGGAGGAGTACAAAGCAGCCCTGGCTATGGACCCCAACCATTCTGCACATAATGTAAATCTTCATCTTGGTTTGTGTAAAGTCTTGGTGAAGCTTGGGAGAGGGAAGGATGCTATATCAAGCTGTTCAGAAGCCCTTGAGCTTGATGGAGAGCTTATTGATGCTCTAGTGCAG AGGGGTGAAGCCAAGCTTCTAACAGAAGATTGGGAGGGAGCTGTTGCAGATTTGAAAGAAGCAGCTGAAAAATCTCCTCAG GATAGGAATATTCGTGAAGTGTTGATGAGGGCTGAAAGATCGTTAAAATTGAGTCAACGGAAGGATTGGTACAAGATATTGGGAGTGTCAAAGACAGCATCTGTATCAGAGATCAAAAAGGCATACAAAAAGCTTGCTCTGCAATGGCATCCTGACAAGAACGTTGACAACAGAGAAGAAGCAGAAAACAAGTTTCGTGAAATAGCAACTGCGTATGAg GTTCTTGGTGATGAAGACAAACGTACACGGTATGACCAAGGGGAAGACATTGAAGACATGGGTTCAGGAATGGGTGGTGGAGGATTCAACCCATTCGGCGGAGGAGGGCAGCAGTTCACCTTCCACTTTGAAGGAGGCTTTCCTGGCGGAGGTGGTGGATTTGGCGGATTCCATTTTTGA